In Streptomyces sp. NBC_00704, a genomic segment contains:
- a CDS encoding class I SAM-dependent methyltransferase gives MSVDSRYRAAWEGFWREAPEEPGGVFWDADAKVTAALHLALFEPHLTDADLPLVDIGCGNGTQTRYFADRFDQVIGVDLSAAALDHARRADPGRGTAYRLLDATDKAEVEALHAETGDANVYVRGVLHQCEPGDRQPLVDGIAALLGRRGRALLVELSETARPVLGALAQHPAGPPPKLAPVLRHGIAPGEVADEAVPGYLRAAGLTLLACGELPLSTTEFTPDGSRIELPSRWFVTAREE, from the coding sequence ATGAGCGTGGACAGTCGGTACCGGGCGGCGTGGGAGGGTTTCTGGCGGGAGGCCCCCGAGGAGCCCGGCGGGGTGTTCTGGGACGCGGACGCGAAGGTGACCGCCGCCCTGCACCTCGCCCTCTTCGAACCCCATCTGACCGACGCCGACCTGCCGTTGGTGGACATCGGCTGCGGCAACGGCACGCAGACCCGCTACTTCGCGGACCGCTTCGACCAGGTGATCGGCGTCGACCTGTCCGCCGCGGCCCTCGACCACGCCCGCCGCGCCGATCCCGGGCGCGGGACCGCCTACCGGCTGCTGGACGCGACGGACAAGGCCGAGGTCGAGGCGCTGCACGCCGAAACGGGGGACGCCAACGTGTATGTGCGGGGCGTGCTGCACCAGTGCGAACCCGGCGACCGGCAGCCGCTGGTGGACGGGATCGCCGCGCTGCTGGGTCGGCGCGGCCGGGCCCTGCTGGTGGAACTGTCGGAGACCGCCCGGCCCGTCCTGGGCGCGCTGGCGCAGCACCCGGCGGGACCGCCGCCCAAGCTGGCGCCGGTGCTCCGGCACGGCATCGCCCCGGGCGAGGTCGCCGACGAGGCGGTGCCCGGCTATCTGCGGGCGGCCGGTCTCACCCTGCTTGCTTGCGGCGAACTGCCCCTGTCCACCACCGAGTTCACGCCGGACGGCAGCCGCATCGAGCTGCCGTCCCGGTGGTTCGTGACCGCCCGGGAGGAGTGA